Proteins encoded by one window of Candidatus Finniella inopinata:
- the atpG gene encoding ATP synthase F1 subunit gamma, which produces MTTLKHLRERIKSIQSTQKITAAMKMVAASKLRRAQDASHIFQEYAEEIVDLLHQSMAQDLRLEDWSSDDIRLLKGGEGPPLFLVVSTERGLCGGYNTNLIKALRVHLNKAPDFRFAIIGRKGQNLADPMWKDKVLSLSLTEGVSFDTSVQLVQQLRAWLDQKLIGSIQCVHYSYKNVLTQQLRLTPLVPFLCESVPETPTDYLTEPTPNLLLPQLLKDHLNTQVHRILLESVACEQASRMTAMDSATRNARDILARLRSTYNKTRQSQITNQLIEIISAAQAV; this is translated from the coding sequence ATGACCACCCTTAAACACCTTCGTGAACGCATCAAAAGCATTCAATCGACCCAGAAAATCACTGCTGCGATGAAAATGGTGGCCGCGTCAAAACTACGTCGAGCCCAAGATGCTTCACATATCTTCCAAGAATATGCTGAAGAAATAGTTGATCTTTTGCATCAGTCCATGGCTCAGGATTTGCGTTTGGAGGACTGGTCTTCTGATGATATCCGATTACTAAAAGGGGGCGAAGGTCCCCCGCTGTTTTTGGTTGTCAGTACCGAACGGGGATTATGCGGTGGGTACAACACCAATTTGATCAAAGCCCTGCGGGTTCATCTGAATAAAGCTCCAGATTTTCGTTTTGCCATCATCGGTCGCAAAGGTCAGAACCTTGCGGACCCTATGTGGAAAGATAAAGTTTTGTCACTATCTCTGACCGAAGGTGTATCTTTCGACACCTCTGTTCAGCTTGTGCAACAACTCCGCGCATGGCTTGATCAAAAATTGATTGGCTCGATTCAATGCGTCCATTACAGTTATAAAAACGTTCTGACTCAGCAATTGCGACTGACCCCTCTGGTCCCTTTTTTGTGCGAATCAGTTCCTGAAACCCCCACTGATTATTTAACAGAACCAACCCCTAACCTGCTGTTGCCCCAATTATTAAAAGATCATTTGAATACCCAGGTTCACAGGATTTTGTTGGAAAGCGTAGCTTGTGAACAGGCATCCAGGATGACAGCGATGGACAGTGCTACCCGGAATGCGCGTGACATTCTTGCCAGACTAAGGTCAACCTACAATAAAACTCGCCAATCCCAAATTACGAATCAGTTAATAGAGATCATTTCTGCTGCCCAGGCTGTTTAA
- the atpD gene encoding F0F1 ATP synthase subunit beta, translating to MTISSPSQNNHGLISQVIGAVVDVYFEDNLPPILNALEVSVDYAGQNLKLVLEVAQHLGENTVRTIAMDATNGLRRGQIVTDTGKPITVPVGSGTLGRIMNVTGDPVDERGPIKATAMMPIHRDPPDFTHQSSETEILVTGIKVIDLLMPYPRGGKIGLFGGAGVGKTVLIMELINNVAKKHGGYSVFAGVGERTREGNDLYHEMIESGVNNLKETGSKAALIYGQMNEPPGARARVALTGLTVAEYFRDVEQKDVLFFIDNIFRFTQAGAEVSALLGRIPSAVGYQPTLSSEMGALQERITTTLTGSITSVQAIYVPADDLTDPAPAASFAHLDATTVLSRQIAELGIYPAVDPLDSSSRILDPEVVGEEHYQVARDVQKILQAYKALQDIIAILGLEELSEEDKLTVARARKIQRFLSQPFHVAEIFTGTSGVFVDLNDTIQAFKAIVRGDYDHLPESAFYMVGTIQEVLQKAELMGAKAEG from the coding sequence ATGACAATATCTTCCCCCTCACAAAATAATCACGGTCTTATCTCTCAAGTTATCGGGGCTGTTGTAGATGTTTATTTCGAAGACAACCTCCCCCCTATCTTGAACGCTTTGGAGGTATCGGTTGACTACGCTGGCCAGAACCTTAAATTGGTTTTAGAAGTTGCCCAACATTTAGGCGAAAACACCGTCCGTACCATTGCCATGGATGCCACCAATGGTTTGCGTCGCGGTCAAATTGTCACTGACACAGGCAAGCCAATTACGGTTCCGGTGGGCTCGGGCACCTTGGGGCGCATCATGAATGTAACCGGCGACCCCGTTGACGAGCGGGGTCCCATAAAAGCCACGGCCATGATGCCCATTCACCGCGATCCCCCAGACTTTACTCATCAATCTTCGGAAACAGAAATATTGGTCACCGGCATTAAGGTTATTGATCTTTTAATGCCCTATCCCCGTGGTGGGAAAATTGGGTTGTTTGGCGGTGCCGGTGTCGGCAAAACGGTCTTAATTATGGAACTGATTAACAACGTCGCCAAAAAACATGGGGGCTACTCCGTTTTTGCCGGCGTTGGGGAACGCACCCGCGAAGGGAATGACCTTTACCATGAAATGATAGAATCCGGTGTGAATAACCTAAAAGAAACGGGGTCTAAGGCCGCCCTGATATATGGACAAATGAATGAGCCCCCCGGTGCCCGGGCCCGTGTCGCCTTGACAGGCCTAACAGTTGCTGAATATTTTCGCGACGTGGAACAAAAAGACGTTTTGTTCTTTATTGATAACATTTTCCGCTTTACCCAAGCAGGGGCCGAAGTGTCGGCTTTATTGGGGCGTATTCCCTCTGCCGTGGGTTACCAACCGACGTTGTCTTCTGAAATGGGTGCCTTGCAGGAACGAATCACCACAACGCTGACAGGCTCCATCACCAGCGTACAGGCCATTTATGTCCCCGCTGATGACTTGACCGATCCAGCGCCAGCTGCCTCCTTTGCGCATTTGGATGCCACCACAGTCCTCAGCCGCCAGATTGCTGAGTTGGGCATTTATCCTGCCGTTGACCCCTTGGATTCAAGTTCGCGTATTTTGGATCCAGAGGTTGTTGGAGAAGAACATTACCAGGTGGCCCGTGACGTGCAAAAAATCTTGCAGGCTTACAAAGCTTTGCAAGATATCATCGCCATCTTGGGTCTGGAAGAACTTTCTGAGGAAGACAAATTAACGGTAGCCAGAGCCAGAAAAATTCAACGTTTCCTATCGCAACCCTTCCACGTTGCTGAAATCTTTACAGGAACCTCGGGCGTTTTCGTTGATTTGAACGATACCATTCAGGCATTCAAGGCGATTGTGCGCGGCGATTATGATCACTTGCCCGAATCAGCTTTTTACATGGTTGGAACCATTCAAGAGGTTTTACAAAAGGCTGAGCTTATGGGCGCAAAGGCAGAGGGTTGA
- a CDS encoding FoF1 ATP synthase subunit delta/epsilon, translating into MSLFTLKVITPGGVFYQGDVTQVIVPATEGPMGILPHHASIIASLIRGEIDIQISESDNKTLAIQSGYVKMTDNVCMILAVF; encoded by the coding sequence ATGTCACTATTTACCTTAAAAGTCATAACCCCAGGTGGGGTTTTTTATCAAGGGGACGTCACGCAGGTGATCGTGCCAGCGACCGAGGGGCCTATGGGAATTTTGCCCCATCATGCATCAATTATTGCCTCATTGATAAGGGGGGAGATTGACATTCAAATATCTGAATCCGACAATAAGACTTTGGCTATTCAGTCAGGATATGTGAAGATGACTGACAACGTCTGTATGATTTTGGCAGTATTTTAA
- a CDS encoding Tim44/TimA family putative adaptor protein, whose amino-acid sequence MEIIVFAVLAGYLFFRLWSVLGTRTGNEKPLNPLGQARFEEGEKDNVIVIPKQFGKASSTEESDSKVDVQVSQLKKVMPDFDVGSFIRGSENAFGLIIKAYSEGNENLLKQLLEETVYDQFYTAIQDRQQKGLRQETEVDSIQAELVSIDVVDKKAQITVRFKSDQMIATFNQVGENIDNPARIRVPVTDLWTFEKPIKAKTPTWLLIRTSVDTI is encoded by the coding sequence ATGGAAATTATTGTTTTTGCAGTGTTGGCTGGGTATTTATTCTTCCGGTTGTGGAGTGTTTTGGGCACGCGCACTGGCAATGAAAAGCCCTTAAACCCCTTGGGCCAAGCGCGTTTCGAGGAGGGTGAAAAAGACAATGTGATTGTCATACCCAAACAATTTGGAAAAGCCAGTTCGACAGAGGAATCGGATTCCAAGGTCGATGTTCAGGTCAGCCAGTTGAAAAAGGTGATGCCTGATTTCGATGTTGGATCGTTCATTCGCGGGTCGGAAAATGCCTTTGGTCTTATTATCAAGGCATACAGTGAGGGAAATGAAAATCTATTGAAGCAACTTTTGGAAGAAACAGTTTACGACCAGTTCTATACAGCCATCCAAGACCGTCAACAAAAAGGCCTGCGCCAAGAAACTGAAGTTGATTCGATTCAAGCAGAGTTGGTATCGATCGATGTCGTTGATAAAAAGGCCCAGATCACTGTGCGCTTTAAAAGTGACCAGATGATTGCGACGTTTAATCAGGTTGGTGAAAACATTGACAACCCTGCTCGAATACGCGTCCCGGTTACGGATTTATGGACGTTTGAAAAGCCCATAAAAGCCAAAACCCCAACTTGGTTATTGATTAGAACCAGTGTTGATACCATTTGA
- a CDS encoding murein transglycosylase A has protein sequence MLIPFDDLPGWRQDTFLSLGRALLYSAPVVLDDPVLKEWHPFYQAVVQHNGANWRYLIQQYLRAYRLEAPMHFTGYYEPLLRGSLQQWGVYQTPLYALTNDCTLPRSAIVKGALAGQGLELVWVDDPIAAFFLQIQGSGRIQLDDGTVLRLGYAGTNRHPYHPIGKTLITQKSLDLENVTMQTISQWLKDNPVQAEDVMSTNKSYVFFKVLAEGGPIGTQGVPLTPGRSLAVDQKHMALGTLVWVDIPHPLQKDVNLQHLMIAQDTGGAIKGPARGDYFWGFGENAEQSAGVMNVKGDCYRLLPI, from the coding sequence GTGTTGATACCATTTGACGATCTGCCTGGGTGGAGGCAGGATACCTTTTTATCGCTTGGGCGGGCTTTGTTATATTCAGCCCCGGTCGTTCTTGACGACCCTGTTTTAAAAGAGTGGCATCCTTTTTATCAGGCAGTGGTCCAGCATAATGGGGCAAACTGGCGTTATCTGATACAGCAATACTTAAGGGCTTATCGTCTTGAAGCCCCCATGCATTTTACAGGTTATTATGAACCTTTATTGCGCGGATCATTGCAACAATGGGGCGTTTATCAAACGCCCCTATACGCCTTGACGAATGATTGTACCCTGCCCCGTTCTGCCATTGTGAAAGGTGCGCTGGCGGGACAGGGGCTTGAGTTGGTTTGGGTTGATGATCCCATTGCCGCCTTCTTTTTACAGATTCAAGGATCAGGTCGCATTCAATTAGATGACGGCACTGTTTTAAGGTTAGGTTATGCAGGGACGAACCGTCATCCCTATCATCCCATAGGGAAAACATTGATCACGCAAAAATCGTTAGACCTTGAGAATGTAACAATGCAAACGATTAGCCAATGGCTGAAGGACAACCCCGTCCAGGCAGAAGACGTCATGTCAACGAACAAATCTTATGTGTTTTTTAAGGTCTTGGCTGAGGGCGGTCCCATCGGAACACAAGGTGTGCCGCTAACACCAGGGCGAAGTCTTGCCGTGGATCAGAAACATATGGCTTTGGGAACTTTGGTATGGGTTGATATCCCTCACCCTCTTCAGAAAGATGTAAATCTCCAACACCTAATGATTGCCCAAGATACGGGCGGCGCCATTAAGGGACCCGCGCGGGGGGATTACTTTTGGGGTTTTGGGGAAAACGCTGAACAGTCCGCTGGCGTCATGAATGTTAAAGGTGATTGTTACCGTTTGTTACCTATTTAG
- a CDS encoding Smr/MutS family protein produces MKGPTPEDIALWKLFSEGIKRLTKTKTDFATPRPAHHLSSPAPKRDIVIPGKPRGTSQPLVTLEARDLKAISIDGRLDLHGHTLERAQASLGRFMNASQQMNRRWVLVISGKGLHSADGRATLKTFVQEWFRQNTHLVVGFAESKPQDGGAGAFYVKVRRLRIHD; encoded by the coding sequence ATGAAAGGTCCAACCCCTGAAGATATAGCCTTATGGAAACTGTTTAGTGAGGGCATCAAACGTCTCACAAAAACAAAAACAGATTTTGCAACGCCGCGACCAGCCCATCACCTCTCATCCCCCGCTCCCAAAAGGGATATCGTCATCCCTGGAAAACCCCGTGGCACAAGCCAGCCGTTAGTCACCTTAGAGGCCCGTGATCTAAAAGCCATTAGCATAGATGGCCGATTGGACCTGCACGGGCATACTCTGGAACGTGCCCAGGCTTCTTTAGGCCGATTTATGAACGCCAGCCAGCAAATGAATCGGCGATGGGTTTTGGTAATCAGCGGCAAAGGTCTTCACAGCGCTGATGGACGGGCTACGTTAAAAACCTTTGTGCAGGAATGGTTCCGTCAAAACACCCATTTGGTGGTGGGATTTGCCGAATCAAAGCCCCAGGACGGGGGTGCCGGCGCCTTTTATGTGAAGGTCCGCCGTTTGCGCATCCATGATTAA
- a CDS encoding SDR family NAD(P)-dependent oxidoreductase has product MTSALSKKILVTGAAGFIGFHVAKRLLEEGHTVVGVDNLNSYYSVQLKKDRLKQLESFEFFQFYCLDVADHQAMEKMWQQEKPITHVVHLAAQAGVRYSLIDPYPYVHSNVTGFMVMLEQCRYQENFEHLVYASTSSVYGLNPSLPFKESDPVEHPISLYAATKRANELMAQSYYHLYRYPITGLRLFTVYGPWGRPDMSLFKFTKAILAGETIDVYNHGQMSRDYTYISDIVDGILAALWRPASVEPREHPLYNLGNDQKQSLMTFIEALEEALGRKANKNFLPLQPGDIVETSSDIQKAKVELGYCPKVDIHQGIAEFVEWYKTHTIYLK; this is encoded by the coding sequence ATGACCAGTGCTCTATCTAAAAAAATTCTGGTTACAGGGGCTGCGGGCTTTATCGGGTTCCACGTGGCAAAGCGCCTTTTGGAAGAGGGCCATACAGTTGTGGGTGTGGACAATCTGAACTCTTACTACAGTGTTCAGTTAAAAAAGGACCGTTTGAAACAGCTGGAATCCTTCGAATTTTTTCAGTTTTATTGCCTGGATGTGGCGGATCACCAAGCCATGGAAAAAATGTGGCAGCAAGAGAAACCCATCACCCATGTTGTGCACCTGGCAGCCCAGGCTGGCGTGCGGTATTCTTTGATTGATCCTTACCCTTATGTTCACAGCAATGTGACCGGATTCATGGTCATGTTAGAACAATGCCGTTATCAGGAAAATTTTGAGCATTTGGTGTATGCCAGTACATCCTCGGTCTATGGGTTGAACCCTTCGTTGCCTTTTAAGGAATCGGATCCGGTTGAGCACCCCATTTCTTTGTATGCAGCCACCAAACGGGCTAATGAGCTTATGGCTCAATCCTATTATCATCTATATCGATACCCCATCACGGGCCTGCGGCTTTTCACAGTTTATGGCCCCTGGGGGCGCCCCGATATGTCGTTGTTTAAGTTCACCAAAGCGATCTTGGCGGGTGAGACCATTGACGTTTATAACCATGGCCAGATGAGCCGGGATTACACTTACATTAGTGATATTGTGGATGGTATTTTGGCGGCCCTGTGGCGGCCAGCTTCTGTAGAACCCAGGGAACATCCCTTGTACAATTTGGGGAATGACCAAAAGCAGTCGTTGATGACGTTCATTGAGGCGTTAGAAGAAGCTTTGGGCAGAAAAGCCAACAAAAACTTCTTGCCCCTGCAGCCGGGTGATATTGTTGAAACGTCCAGCGATATCCAAAAAGCTAAGGTAGAGTTGGGGTATTGCCCCAAGGTGGATATTCACCAGGGGATCGCAGAATTTGTGGAATGGTACAAAACACACACAATTTATCTTAAATAA
- the prfA gene encoding peptide chain release factor 1: MSFDQKLDRLIQRHQELRDALAVHTLSDPADFARLSKEYSDLTEVAEAVGDLRKQQHDLKEAELLANDSSLDADMRELAYSEFHTLKEMLPDLENQIRLLLLPKDADDDRNAILEIRAGTGGEEAGLFAADLLRMYQRYAVVKGWKFELLNSADSGLGAIREASASISGKGVFARLKFESGVHRVQRVPQTEASGRIHTSAATVAVLPEAEDVDIQIDEKDLQIDVYRASGAGGQHVNTTDSAVRITHIPTGVVVTQQDERSQHKNKAKAMKILRARLYEAERMRLDSERAASRKTQVGSGNRSERIRTYNFPQGRVSDHRINLTLYKIEQILAGEALDDIIDPLISHDQAEKLAEAVE; encoded by the coding sequence ATGTCATTTGATCAAAAACTAGACCGCCTAATCCAAAGGCACCAAGAACTGCGCGATGCGCTGGCTGTTCACACGCTCAGTGACCCCGCTGATTTTGCCAGATTGTCGAAAGAATATTCTGATTTGACGGAAGTGGCGGAGGCAGTTGGTGACCTTCGAAAGCAGCAACACGATTTAAAAGAGGCTGAGCTTTTAGCCAACGACAGCAGCCTGGACGCTGACATGCGCGAGCTGGCTTATTCCGAGTTTCACACCTTAAAAGAAATGCTTCCAGACCTGGAAAATCAAATCCGCCTGTTGCTGTTGCCAAAAGACGCCGATGATGATCGAAACGCCATTTTGGAAATTCGCGCGGGCACAGGCGGGGAGGAGGCTGGCCTGTTTGCCGCAGATCTTTTGCGCATGTACCAACGATATGCAGTGGTCAAAGGATGGAAGTTTGAGTTGTTGAACTCAGCCGACAGCGGCTTGGGCGCTATTCGAGAGGCCAGCGCGTCCATTTCTGGTAAGGGGGTTTTTGCGCGGTTGAAATTTGAATCGGGTGTTCATCGTGTGCAACGGGTTCCTCAGACAGAAGCAAGCGGACGTATCCACACGTCTGCCGCGACTGTGGCGGTTTTGCCAGAGGCTGAGGATGTTGACATTCAGATTGATGAAAAAGACTTGCAGATCGATGTCTATCGGGCGTCGGGGGCTGGTGGGCAGCATGTGAACACCACCGACAGTGCGGTGCGGATTACCCATATTCCAACGGGTGTCGTGGTCACGCAGCAGGATGAGCGATCACAGCATAAGAACAAGGCTAAGGCGATGAAGATTTTACGGGCCCGGTTGTATGAGGCTGAGCGGATGCGCCTTGATTCCGAACGTGCTGCCAGCCGGAAAACGCAGGTGGGGTCTGGCAATCGGTCAGAGCGTATTCGGACATATAACTTTCCGCAAGGTCGCGTCAGTGACCACCGGATCAACTTGACGCTTTATAAGATAGAGCAGATTTTGGCAGGGGAAGCGTTGGACGATATCATTGATCCCTTGATTTCCCATGACCAGGCTGAGAAGTTGGCCGAGGCGGTGGAGTAG
- the hisS gene encoding histidine--tRNA ligase, whose amino-acid sequence MSTQPVRGTRDLLGDDYAKCSYLNRVAFDILAAYGYQGIETPIFEHTSLFQRGLGETSDVVGKEMYTFADRGGDSLTLRPEGTAPVTRAIISAGLTQTLPQKLFYSGPMFRYERPQKGRYRQFYQLGVEYIGSAHPLADVECIALADHLLKAWGISDYQLHLNTLGDLESRQNYRQALVDYFGRYKNDLSPDSQIRLEKNPLRILDSKDANDQVLCQDAPLFDEYLTEDSRHFFDQVQNGLVTLGIDFTRNQKLVRGLDYYCHTAFEFKTNSLGAQDAILAGGRYDGLMQQLGGPVVPAVGWACGLDRLALMLTDFKTPDHLKIALIAAEEGLEPISLKFAQQLRHVCVPCEVFLKGDLSKRLKAADKAGCQVAVLLRPEEYQSNQVKIRYLQQDFSPAGDKETIVSISDLVPHLLSLKKA is encoded by the coding sequence ATGTCCACACAACCAGTTCGCGGAACACGCGATCTTTTAGGCGATGATTACGCCAAATGCAGTTATCTTAACCGTGTGGCATTCGATATTTTGGCAGCTTATGGCTATCAGGGAATCGAGACGCCGATTTTTGAACATACGTCGTTGTTCCAACGGGGTTTGGGCGAAACCTCTGACGTGGTGGGTAAAGAAATGTACACCTTTGCTGATCGTGGGGGCGATTCGCTGACCCTAAGGCCCGAGGGTACGGCCCCTGTTACGCGGGCTATTATCAGTGCAGGGTTGACCCAGACGTTGCCCCAAAAGTTGTTTTACAGCGGTCCTATGTTTCGGTACGAACGTCCCCAAAAGGGCCGGTACCGACAGTTTTACCAATTGGGCGTGGAATATATCGGTTCGGCCCATCCTTTGGCGGATGTGGAATGCATCGCTTTGGCTGACCATCTGTTAAAGGCCTGGGGCATTAGCGATTATCAGTTGCACCTGAATACTCTGGGTGATTTAGAAAGCCGCCAAAACTATCGCCAAGCCTTGGTTGATTATTTTGGCCGTTATAAAAATGACTTATCACCTGACAGTCAAATCCGGCTTGAGAAAAATCCGTTGCGGATTTTAGATTCCAAAGATGCTAACGATCAGGTGTTGTGCCAAGATGCCCCCTTGTTTGACGAATATCTAACCGAAGATTCTCGCCATTTTTTTGATCAGGTTCAAAATGGCCTTGTGACGTTAGGTATTGATTTCACCCGTAACCAGAAGCTTGTCAGGGGCCTTGACTATTATTGCCATACAGCTTTTGAATTCAAGACCAACTCGCTTGGGGCGCAAGATGCCATTCTGGCAGGCGGCCGCTATGATGGGTTGATGCAGCAATTGGGTGGGCCTGTCGTTCCAGCAGTCGGGTGGGCTTGTGGCCTGGATCGTCTGGCTTTGATGCTGACGGACTTTAAGACGCCTGACCATCTGAAAATTGCCTTGATTGCGGCTGAGGAAGGTTTAGAGCCGATCAGTTTAAAGTTTGCGCAACAACTTCGCCATGTCTGTGTTCCTTGTGAGGTATTCTTAAAAGGGGATTTATCGAAACGCCTGAAGGCCGCTGATAAAGCCGGCTGTCAGGTGGCCGTTTTGTTGCGACCGGAAGAATATCAATCAAACCAGGTAAAGATTCGTTATTTACAGCAAGATTTTTCCCCAGCTGGCGATAAAGAAACTATAGTGTCGATATCTGACCTTGTCCCCCACCTTTTGTCATTGAAAAAAGCTTAA